In Onychostoma macrolepis isolate SWU-2019 chromosome 04, ASM1243209v1, whole genome shotgun sequence, one DNA window encodes the following:
- the LOC131538543 gene encoding probable polypeptide N-acetylgalactosaminyltransferase 8 — protein sequence MRKEIQTQDKQLNQVQQNFSLHSALLLNKLDKLEAHLIAVEEKSLIEKNEKKPAKKLFPNSYLFKQWTVELSEDDQRKAEDLFQKYGYNAFLSDQLPLDRELPETRDHRCIGREYPHNLPTLSVVLIYLNEALSVIQRAICSIINRTPAHLLKDIILVDDHSTNEDLKTQLHVYVSSINEKHPGLVKTVTHSEQKGLSQARISGWKAASGDVVAILDAHIEVHVKWAEPLLARIQADRTLVLSPVFDKVNYYDLQVTKHFTSAHGFDWALWCMYVAFPQKWYDQNDPSQPGKSPSVMGILVVDRLFFGEIGTLDGGMEVYGGENVELGIRVWLCGGSIEIVPCSKIAHIERAHKPYATDLSNVMKRNALRVAEVWMDEYKINVHIAWGLPMQNHGIDIGNVLERKNLRERLKCKPFKWYLENVYPELYPMNDLLGYGVLINDLQTSLCLDKGPLEENNPILYPCHFMESQIFYYTESGEIFVHPLRSFKNDRSRCLTDPGSGRFPELSWCSDTEKPKHMYWNFKQGQAIQNRETKRCLEISTDQTGKYEKNVFLQDCRNQHWKIQNVIQDV from the exons ATGAGGAAGGAAATTCAAACACAAGACAAGCAGCTTAACCAAGTCCAGCAGAACTTCTCGTTACACAGCGCACTTCTTCTTAACAAGCTGGACAAACTGGAGGCTCATTTAATAGCAGTGG aAGAGAAAAGCCTCATAGAGAAAAATGAGAAGAAGCCAGCAAAGAAGCTGTTCCCAAACTCATACCTCTTCAAGCAATGGACTGTTGAACTTTCTGAGGATGACCAGAGGAAGGCTGAGGATCTCTTTCAGAAATACGGCTATAATGCCTTCCTCAGTGACCAGTTGCCTCTGGACCGGGAGCTGCCGGAAACTCGAGACCACAG ATGCATTGGCCGTGAATACCCCCACAATCTGCCCACCCTCAGTGTGGTGCTGATTTATCTGAATGAGGCTCTCTCTGTCATTCAAAGAGCCATTTGCAGCATCATCAACAGAACTCCAGCCCACCTGCTCAAAGACATCATACTGGTGGACGACCACAGCACAAATG AAGATCTGAAAACACAGCTACATGTTTATGTCAGCTCCATCAATGAGAAGCACCCAGGCCTGGTGAAGACGGTGACCCATTCAGAGCAGAAAGGTCTTTCCCAGGCCAGAATCTCAGGGTGGAAGGCTGCCTCTGGGGATGTGGTTGCCATTTTGGACGCTCACATTGAGGTCCATGTCAAATG GGCGGAGCCTCTGCTTGCACGTATCCAGGCTGACCGTACGCTGGTCCTGAGCCCCGTGTTTGATAAAGTCAATTATTATGACTTGCAGGTGACAaagcatttcacctctgctcaTGGTTTTGACTGGGCTCTCTGGTGCATGTACGTGGCATTCCCACAGAAGTGGTATGATCAAAACGATCCTTCACAGCCAGGAAA GAGTCCGTCTGTAATGGGAATACTCGTGGTTGATCGTCTGTTCTTTGGTGAGATTGGGACTCTGGATGGAGGGATGGAGGTGTACGGAGGAGAGAATGTTGAATTAGGAATACGG GTGTGGCTGTGTGGAGGAAGTATAGAGATTGTACCCTGCTCTAAAATTGCTCACATCGAGAGGGCACACAAACCATATGCAACTGATCTTAGCAATGTCATGAAGAGAAATGCCCTGAGAGTGGCAGAAGTTTGGATGGATGAATACAAGATAAATGTGCACATCGCCTGGGGTCTTCCCATGCAG AACCATGGGATAGACATTGGTAATGTATTGGAAAGAAAAAATCTGAGAGAGAGGCTGAAATGCAAACCATTTAAATGGTATCTGGAAAATGTCTATCCTGAGTTATATCCTATGAATGATTTACTTGGTTATGGAGTG CTGATTAATGATCTGCAAACAAGTTTATGTTTGGATAAGGGGCCACTTGAGGAGAACAATCCCATTTTATATCCATGTCATTTCATGGAATCACAG ATATTTTACTATACAGAAAGTGGTGAGATATTTGTGCATCCCCTTCGGTCTTTTAAAAATGATCGGAGCCGCTGTCTAACTGATCCCGGCTCAGGCAGGTTTCCAGAGCTGTCCTGGTGTTCAGACACTGAAAAACCAAAACACATGTACTGGAACTTCAAACAG gGACAGGCCATACAGAACAGAGAAACCAAACGCTGTCTGGAGATCAGCACTGACCAGACAGGAAAATATGAAAAGAACGTTTTTCTTCAGGACTGCAGAAACCAACACTGGAAGATACAGAACGTAATTCAGGACGTATGA
- the LOC131539069 gene encoding probable polypeptide N-acetylgalactosaminyltransferase 8, protein MRISCVKTLFPVLSVAVLFLYMSLMRKDIHTQEKQLHQVQQNFSLHSALILNKLDKLDAHLNAVEERSLKMRHEKPAKKLFPNSNLFKQWTVELSEDDQRKAEDLFQKYGYNAFLSDQLPLDRELPDTRDHRCIGREYPKNLPTLSVVLIYLDEALSVIQRAICSIINRTPAHLLKDIILVDDHSTNEDLKTQLHVYVSSINEKHPGLVKTVTHSEQKGLSQARISGWKAASGDVVAILDAHIEVHVKWAEPLLARIQADRTLVLSPVFDKVNYHDLQVTNYFASAHGFDWALWCTYVAFPQKWYDQNDPSQPGKSPSVMGILVVDRLFFGEIGTLDGGMEVYGGENVELGIRVWLCGGSIEIVPCSKIAHIERAHKPYATDLSNVMKRNALRVAEVWMDEYKENVNIAWGLPIQNHGIDIGDVSERKKLRERLKCKPFKWYLENVYPELNLINLLAYGVLINDLQTSLCLDKGPLEENNPILYPCHFMESQIFYYTASGEIFVHPLQSFKNDRSRCLTDPGSGRFPELSWCSDTEKPKHMYWNFKQGQAIQNRETKRCLEISTDQTGKYEKNVFLQDCRNQHWKIQNVIQDV, encoded by the exons ATGAGAATAAGCTGTGTGAAGACTTTGTTTCCAGTCTTGTCTGTTGCTGTGTTGTTTCTCTATATGAGCTTGATGAGGAAGGATATTCATACTCAAGAGAAGCAGCTCCACCAAGTCCAGCAGAACTTCTCGTTACACAGTGCACTTATCCTCAACAAGCTGGACAAACTGGACGCTCATTTAAATGCAGTGG AAGAGAGAAGCCTCAAAATGAGACACGAGAAGCCAGCAAAGAAGCTGTTCCCAAACTCAAATCTCTTCAAGCAATGGACTGTTGAACTTTCTGAGGATGACCAGAGGAAGGCTGAGGATCTCTTTCAGAAATACGGCTATAATGCCTTCCTCAGTGACCAGTTGCCTCTGGACCGGGAGCTGCCGGACACTCGAGACCACAG ATGCATTGGCCGTGAATACCCCAAAAATCTGCCCACCCTCAGTGTGGTGCTGATTTATCTGGATGAGGCTCTCTCTGTCATTCAAAGAGCCATTTGCAGCATCATCAACAGAACTCCAGCCCACCTGCTCAAAGACATCATACTGGTGGACGACCACAGCACAAATG AAGATCTGAAAACACAGCTACATGTTTATGTCAGCTCCATCAATGAGAAGCACCCAGGCCTGGTGAAGACGGTGACCCATTCAGAGCAGAAAGGTCTTTCCCAGGCCAGAATCTCAGGGTGGAAGGCTGCCTCTGGGGATGTGGTTGCCATTTTGGACGCTCACATTGAGGTCCATGTCAAATG GGCGGAGCCTCTGCTTGCACGTATCCAGGCTGACCGTACGCTGGTCCTGAGCCCCGTGTTTGATAAAGTCAATTACCATGACTTGCAAGTGACAAACTATTTCGCCTCTGCTCATGGTTTTGACTGGGCTCTCTGGTGCACGTACGTGGCATTCCCACAGAAGTGGTATGATCAAAACGATCCTTCACAGCCAGGAAA GAGTCCGTCTGTCATGGGAATACTCGTGGTTGATCGTCTGTTCTTTGGTGAGATTGGGACTCTGGATGGAGGGATGGAGGTGTACGGAGGAGAGAATGTTGAATTAGGAATACGG GTGTGGCTGTGTGGAGGAAGTATAGAGATTGTACCCTGCTCTAAAATTGCTCACATCGAGAGGGCACACAAACCATATGCAACTGATCTTAGCAATGTCATGAAGAGAAATGCCCTGAGAGTGGCAGAAGTTTGGATGGACGAATACAAGGAAAATGTGAACATTGCCTGGGGTCTTCCTATACAG AACCATGGGATAGACATTGGCGATGTATCGGAGAGAAAGAAACTGAGAGAGAGGCTGAAATGCAAGCCATTTAAATGGTATCTGGAAAATGTCTATCCTGAGTTAAATCTCATTAATTTATTAGCTTATGGAGTG CTGATTAATGATCTGCAAACAAGTTTATGTTTGGATAAGGGGCCACTTGAGGAGAACAATCCCATTTTATATCCATGTCATTTCATGGAATCACAG ATATTTTACTATACAGCAAGTGGTGAGATATTTGTGCATCCCCTTCAGTCTTTTAAAAATGATCGGAGCCGCTGTCTAACTGATCCCGGCTCAGGCAGGTTTCCAGAGCTGTCCTGGTGTTCAGACACTGAAAAACCAAAACACATGTACTGGAACTTCAAACAG